The following are encoded in a window of Fusarium falciforme chromosome 11, complete sequence genomic DNA:
- a CDS encoding FAD-binding-3 domain-containing protein → MEQVDVTIVGGGPTGLFIALLLKPLGVSVRVLDEKPSTLELGRADALNARTQQYFEVAGILDELLPDGLKCNTSSTFKDGDFKSRQNEWWVGIQNALHKNFLMIGQPVVEQVMNKRLEGVVAYNEHVTDITETDDFVQVTTSSGRKIQSKYAVGADGARSFVRNTLGISFTGTKPEMVWAVLDTFLDTDFPTCPEIITFELDGQSRVAWIPRERGMSRFYVLLKGEVTQPLAEASIKEHLAPYRVDFKKTEWFSTFTIKERIAGSFVSKDGNGRIFLAGDAAHVHSVNGGQGLNTGAADAFALAWRLRLLVQPSLLAENALEKVIQSYDIERRSTAEQVIGVAAKLVRDTVHEAKKYVSTIERNAGFITGMGVSYNEFPTPLISGEEQGIWRPGDRCPDMVLATGSDETRLYSSVSYGKFLVLSIGQHLKDAPGNDQVSVFTVLPQGVTNGHHELAKGEIVFSADWADASKPLVVVVRPDMYIGYVSQSVDDDGWRVYVNNILAQS, encoded by the exons ATGGAACAAGTTGATGTCACCATTGTTGGAG GTGGTCCTACCGGCCTCTTCATTGCCCTTCTCCTGAAGCCTCTGGGTGTTTCGGTCCGAGTGCTGG ATGAAAAGCCATCTACGCTTGAGCTTGGTCGAGCTGATGCCTTGAACGCTCGCACTCAGCAGTACTTTGAAGTCGCTGGAATCCTCGATGAGCTCCTCCCAGATGGCCTCAAGTGTAATA CAAGCTCTACCTTCAAGGATGGAGACTTCAAGTCCCGCCAGAACGAATGGTGGGTAGGTATCCAGAATGCCCTCCACAAGAACTTCCTCATGATCGGCCAGCCTGTGGTTGAGCAGGTCATGAACAAGCGACTTGAAGGCGTCGTTGCTTACAACGAGCACGTCACCGACATCACAGAGACCGATGACTTTGTTCAAGTTACGACAAGCTCAGGTCGCAAGATCCAGAGCAAGTACGCTGTTGGCGCCGATGGCGCGAGGTCCTTTGTGAGAAACACGCTGGGCATTAGCTTCACTGGCACAAAGCCCGAGATGGTCTGGGCTGTTCTCGACACTTTCCTCGATACCGACTTCCCCACCTGCCCTGAGATCATCACCTTTGAGCTGGATGGTCAGTCTCGAGTGGCTTGGATCCCTCGAGAGCGCGGCATGTCCCGTTTCTACGTTCTTCTCAAGGGCGAAGTCACTCAGCCTCTCGCTGAGGCTTCGATCAAGGAGCATTTGGCTCCTTACAGAGTCGACTTCAAGAAGACTGAATGGTTCAGTACCTTTACCA TCAAGGAGAGGATCGCCGGATCCTTTGTCTCCAAGGATGGCAACGGCCGCATCTTCCTTGCTGGCGATGCCGCCCACGTCCATTCTGTCAACGGCGGCCAAGGCTTGAACACGGGTGCTGCCGATGCATTCGCTCTAGCATGGCGTCTCAGACTCCTTGTCCAACCTTCCCTTTTGGCTGAGAACGCGCTTGAAAAGGTCATTCAGAGCTACGACATTGAGCGAAGATCTACAGCCGAGCAAGTCATCGGCGTCGCAGCTAAACTAGTTCGAGACACGGTccacgaggccaagaagtatGTGTCTACGATTGAACGGAATGCTGGTTTCATCACAG GCATGGGTGTCAGCTATAACGAGTTTCCTACTCCGCTCATCAGTGGGGAAGAGCAGGGGATCTGGAGACCAGGCGATCGCTGCCCTGACATGGTCTTGGCCACCGGCTCTGACGAGACTAGACTGTACTCCAGTGTTTCGTATGGCAAGTTCTTGGTGTTGTCCATTGGACAGCATCTCAAGGATGCACCTGGTAACGACCAGGTTTCTGTCTTTACGGTGCTGCCTCAAGGAGTCACCAATGGACATCATGAGCTGGCTAAAGGGGAGATTGTATTCTCAGCGGATTGGGCCGATGCAAGCAAGCcattggtggtggttgtAAGACCAGACATGTACATTGGCTACGTGAGCCAAAGcgtcgatgacgatggctGGAGGGTATACGTGAACAACATCCTGGCCCAGTCTTGA
- a CDS encoding MFS domain-containing protein — protein MASSKEASDEAPSVNDASTSTVVPDGGLLAWLQVAGLIASFGSFQTIYENDELSSRTPFQISVIGSLQTFLMVFSGFVMGPIYDAGYFRHLLAVGSFFIVVGTVLQSLCNRYWQYILTQGLMIGIGAGCLSILSVAITSLWFTTKLPLANGVAACGSGLGGVLLPIMVREIHAKSTLPWAVRAVALLLLVMLGFANIVLRPRGAAKEKRQRRSLVDRTAFTDWPYLLFVAGCFSVFLGMYTPFVYIQPYALGQDIVSPKLALYLLAILNSSSIFGRIFPALLAQRIGPMNMIIATAVALGITSLCLMSATSLPRLLITVLVHGFFTGSFFALQPTIFVRLASDPRMIGTRFGMAFSVMSFALLFGPPVAGALRRAKGYNGAWIWAGLTILVGGGLILTSRLFKGRGTLRI, from the exons ATGGCTTCTTCTAAAGAGGCGTCAGATGAGGCCCCGTCGGTCAATGATGCGTCCACGTCGACGGTCGTTCCGGATGGAGGCCTCCTGGCTTGGCTACAAGTTGCAG GTCTCATAGCCAGCTTTGGATCCTTTCAGACCATTTACGAAAATGACGAACTTTCAAGCCGCACACCATTCCAGATTTCGGTCATTGGATCTCTCCAGACCTTTCTCATGGTGTTTTCAGGTTTCGTAATGGGACCAATCTACGATGCAGGCTACTTTCGTCATCTTCTCGCCGTGGGATCCTTCTTCATTGTCGTTGGCACGGTACTACAAAGTCTGTGCAATCGATACTGGCAGTACATTCTCACGCAAGGCTTGATGATTGGTATTGGAGCTGGTTGTCTCTCGATCCTGAGCGTGGCCATCACCTCGCTCTGGTTCACCACCAAGCTACCTCTTGCCAATGGAGTCGCCGCGTGTGGAAGCGGCCTGGGCGG TGTCTTGCTGCCAATCATGGTTCGAGAGATACATGCGAAGTCTACTCTCCCATGGGCAGTTCGCGCCGTTGCtttgcttctcctcgtcatgCTGGGTTTCGCGAATATCGTCCTCCGACCCAGAGGCGCTGCCAAAGAGAAACGTCAGCGACGTTCACTTGTTGACAGAACCGCCTTTACTGACTGGCCGTATCTACTTTTCGTAGCTGGCTGTTTTTCAGTATTCTTGGGCATGTACACGCCGTTTGTCTATATCCAACCATATGCCCTGGGTCAAGATATCGTATCGCCGAAGCTGGCTCTGTATCTGCTCGCAATTCTCAACAGCAGTTCAATCTTTGGGCGCATCTTTCCCGCCCTCCTCGCTCAAAGAATCGGACCAATGAACATGATCATTGCTACTGCCGTAGCCCTAGGCATCACTAGTTTATGCCTCATGTCGGCTACCTCTCTGCCTCGACTACTCATCACCGTCCTGGTTCACGGCTTCTTCACGGGGTCATTCTTCGCTTTGCAGCCGACCATCTTTGTGAGGTTGGCGAGTGATCCCAGGATGATTGGAACGAGGTTTGGCATGGCATTTTCTGTCATGTCTTTTGCGCTTCTGTTCGGTCCGCCCGTGGCCGGAGCATTGCGTAGGGCAAAGGGGTATAACGGCGCTTGGATTTGGGCCGGCTTAACTATCTTGGTCGGAGGAGGCCTGATCTTGACGAGTCGACTCTTCAAGGGAAGGGGGACCTTGAGGATATAG
- a CDS encoding Zn(2)-C6 fungal-type domain-containing protein — translation MRTTLRRSCNACAKAKHSCDLRTPRCSRCIKRKVSCVYANEPLTLQAPEGPGHGRTMINKASKVTCIAQRDAKMSRKVHDGSVKLLNSVDTSFDPFDSYPPTRLSRIHVQRLIHHFLSNIAFQYYPLDLSMISNPFIVSWWPLALADPALFHVSIQTACLDEELRAHKGFPISELLMVDSVSLIRQKIENSSLAFQDDTLNSVVTLAAIEHGKGNVEASRTHIDGVKRIVGVRGGISHVRQSSPLTARMIAWVSMLVTGAPQFPIQDDLGIGDGVCPTLQWLLASPDFELPSEAIDDLDVDPAVIDILTRLRNISQEAASLSGTELHDLTCFVVHKLLLLPSLSPQNLQQSAASESLRYALALYMLAIHGTTYYSHIGLVMTIMQRFRSYLEILVGSDVDESLKLWIFSVGMVSSIDPINSKWFMEQAYLAATSLKIQTWEDVLVHFKRILWMETPRGVIFQQRWEAMLT, via the exons ATGCGCACCACTCTCCGCAGATCCTGCAACGCCTGCGCAAAGGCAAAGCACAGCTGCGATCTTCGGACCCCGAGGTGCTCGAGATGCATCAAGAGGAAGGTTTCTTGCGTTTACGCTAATGAGCCGTTAACTCTTCAGGCGCCGGAGGGTCCGGGGCATGGCAGGACCATGATCAACAAGGCGAGCAAGGTTACTTGCATAGCTCAGAGGGATGCCAAGATGTCTAGAAAGGTTCATGATGGCTCAGTGAAGCTATTGAACTCTGTAGACACGTCTTTTGATCCGTTTGATTCGTATCCGCCTACCCGACTCTCCCGGATACATGTTCAACGCCTGATACACCATT TTCTCTCTAATATTGCCTTTCAATATTACCCGCTGGATCTCAGCATGATATCGAATCCCTTCATTGTATCATGGTGGCCGCTGGCCCTCGCGGACCCAGCCCTGTTTCATGTATCAATACAGACAGCATGTCTAGACGAGGAATTGAGGGCGCACAAGGGATTCCCAATCTCGGAACTTCTCATGGTCGATTCCGTGTCTCTAATACGACAGAAGATTGAGAATTCTTCGCTGGCTTTTCAGGATGACACGTTGAACTCTGTGGTCACCCTGGCTGCAATTGAG CACGGAAAAGGAAATGTAGAAGCTAGCAGGACCCATATTGACGGGGTTAAACGCATAGTCGGAGTAAGAGGCGGGATAAGCCACGTCCGGCAATCAAGTCCACTAACGGCGAGGATGATTGCTTG GGTATCAATGCTCGTCACAGGCGCACCTCAATTTCCTATTCAAGATGATCTAGGGATTGGGGATGGGGTGTGTCCGACGTTGCAGTGGCTGCTGGCATCGCCGGATTTTGAGTTGCCGAGTGAGGCCATCGACGACCTGGATGTCGACCCTGCTGTGATCGACATCTTGACCCGCCTTCGCAACATATCACAAGAAGCAGCAAGCTTATCAGGGACTGAGCTGCACGATCTGACTTGCTTCGTGGTGCACAAGCTGCTCTTGTTACCGTCACTCTCTCCGCAAAATTTGCAACAGTCGGCCGCCTCGGAAAGTCTTCGGTACGCCTTGGCGCTCTACATGCTCGCCATCCACGGCACGACATATTATTCACACATCGGCTTGGTCATGACCATCATGCAACGATTTCGAAGTTATCTCGAGATTCTGGTGGGAAGCGATGTTGATGAGTCACTAAAACTCTGGATATTTTCTGTGGGAATGGTGTCTTCAATTGACCCTATCAACAGCAAATGGTTTATGGAACAGGCTTATCTAGCCGCGACATCTCTCAAGATCCAGACTTGGGAGGATGTACTTGTACACTTTAAGAGGATATTATGGATGGAAACACCACGAGGGGTAATATTCCAGCAGCGGTGGGAGGCCATGTTGACATGA